Part of the Candidatus Limnocylindria bacterium genome, CAGCCGGTGTGCTCGCGGGCCGCGGAGCGCCTGGTGGTGTGGCGCTCGCACTCTGCGGCGCCGGGGGGGCAGTCGGCTTCGGCGCGGAAGCAGGAGCCGCCGCGGCAGGCCGTGGTGCCGGAGCTGGAGCGGCAGCCGCGGGTCTCGGTGCCGCCGCGGCCAGAGGAGCGGCGGGCTTTGGTACGGGAGCGCCTGCGGCGGGTGGCGGTGGTGTCGTGGTCCCGGGCGCCGGCGCTGTGGGCGCGCCCTGTGCGTCGCGACGAACGGGGTTCATGACCATGATCATCGAGCGGCCCTCGAGAAGGGGCATGCGCTCGACTATCCCGTGGTCTTTCAAGCGGTCGGCGACCTGCAACAGGAGCACCCGGCCGCGATCGGGGTGCGCGAGCTCGCGGCCACGGAAGCGAACGGTGACTTTGAGCTTGTCGCCCTCGTCGAGGAACTTCGACGCGGACTTGATCTTCGTCTCGATGTCGTGCTCGTCGATCTTCGGCGTGATCCGGATCTCTTTCCAGGTCACCGAGCGCTGGCGCTTCTTCGCTTCCTTCGCCTTCTGCTGCTCGGCATAGCGGTACTTGCCGAAGTCGAGGATGCGGGCGACCGGCGGCGTCGAGTTCGGCGCGATCTCGACCAGGTCGTAGCCGAGATCCTGGGCG contains:
- the infC gene encoding translation initiation factor IF-3 translates to MAAPELRINEGIRVPAVRLIGPNNEQLGVVPTQRALAHAQDLGYDLVEIAPNSTPPVARILDFGKYRYAEQQKAKEAKKRQRSVTWKEIRITPKIDEHDIETKIKSASKFLDEGDKLKVTVRFRGRELAHPDRGRVLLLQVADRLKDHGIVERMPLLEGRSMIMVMNPVRRDAQGAPTAPAPGTTTPPPPAAGAPVPKPAAPLAAAAPRPAAAAPAPAPRPAAAAPASAPKPTAPPAPQSASATPPGAPRPASTPAAAPSAAPRKRTN